The region CTTGTCGATTATATTGGAGCTTCGCAAGGTTGCATTTATGTGCGCACAGATGATGAGGAAGAAGAAAAATACCAGCTTACTTCAGCGATAGCTTACGACAGGCGAAAACTTCTGAAAGATGTGGTTGAACCCGGAGATGGATTAATTGGCCGGGTTGTACACGAAAAACTAACCATATACATGACCGATGTACCCGATGATTATGTTTTTATCACATCTGGTCTGGGAGAAGCCAATCCGAAAAGCATTTTGATTGTGCCATTAATTCTGAATGATGAAGTATACGGAGCTTTGGAGTTGGTTTCATTTAATGAATTTGAAAAATATCATATCCAGTTTGTTGAGCAAATTGCCGAAAGCATTGCATCCACAATTTCAAGTGTGAAAGTTACCGAGCGTACCAACAGGTTGCTTAAGGAGTCGCAGCACCAACGTGAGGAGCTGTCGTCACAAGAGGAAGAAATGCGGCAAAACCTTGAGGAATTGAAGGCTACACAGGAAGAGGCTGCACGCCGCGAAACAGAGATGAATGCATTAATTGAAGCCCTGGGCTCTTCCGTGATGATTACTGAGTTTGATCTGGATGGAATGGTGCTGAATATAAACCATAAATGTGTTGATTTACTGGGGATTCAGCCAGAAAAGATGAGGGGAAAGCATCATAAAAGCCTTGGGTTGGATAATACTACTGCTTCTGGTGCTTATAAGAAATTTTGGTCTGATCTCAACCGGGGTAAAACAAAGAAGCGTATCTCAGAAGTCAATATTGCAGGTAAAACCAAATATATTGAAGAGACTTATAATCCAGTAACCGATTCTGAAGGTACCATCCACAAAATAGTGGGTATTGGCTACGATTTTACTAAGGTAAAAGAGAAAGATCTGGAGATTGAGCGGTTAAAAAATGAACTGGATCAAAAATAAATAACCTTATAGTGTAGCTTAACTGTTTTTTAACACCTTTCATTTGTAACTAAAACACTGTAACTTTCGTCAAAGTTTTGTTACATTTAATAAACTATAAAAATCACAGTTATGAAAATTTCCATTTGGGCATTTACAATGCTCTTTTTGCTCTCTGCATTCGGAGCAGGTGCAACCGAAAAACCCCGTATTGAAACCTACAAACTAAAAAACGGACTCACCGTAATTCTTAAAGAAGATCACCGGCAGCCAAAAGTCTTTGGCGTTGTCATTACCAGGGCGGGCGCTAAAGATGATCCTGCCGATGCCACCGGTATGGCACATTACCAGGAGCATATGCTTTTTAAAGGTACCCAAACCCTGGGTACAACAAACTGGGAAAAAGAAAAACCACATATCGACCGAATTTTCGAATTATATGATGAATTGGGTCAAACTAAAAATGATTCAACCCGGAAAGCAATTCAGAAGCAGATTAATGAAGCCTCTCTGGCTGCAGGTGAGTATGCAATATTAAATGAAACCAGCTTTTTGATAAATGCAATGGGCGGTACCCGGCTTAATGCCGGAACAGGACCCGACCAAACTATTTATTACAATCAGTTTCCGCCCAACCAGATTGAAAAATGGCTCGACCTTTATTCTGAAAGGTTTTATAAACCCGTATTCAGAACTTTTCAATCGGAGTTGGAGGTCGTATATGAAGAAAAAAATATGTATGATGACCAGTTTTTTACCGGATTATACGAGGCCTTCAATAAAGATTTTTTCAAAAATCACCCATATGGGCAACGCACCACAATTGGAACGGCCGAAGACCTGAAAAACCCATCGCTTAGTAAAATGTATAAATTTTTCACCGATTGGTATCGCCCCAATAATATGGCACTGGTGATGGTAGGCGATTTTAACACAGAACAAATAAAACCACTGATTGCAGAAAAGTTTAGTAAATGGGAGAAAGGTGAGGTTCCTTCACATAAAACTTACACAGAAGAACCATTTGATGGACGCGAATTCAAGAAAGTCCGTATGTCGCCTATTCCGCTTGGAGCCATTGGTTTTCGTTCTCCATCTGAAAAAAACGATGATATTTTAAAGTGGGAAATGACCGTGAAGGTGCTTGCCAATACAATGCAAACCGGCTTACTCGATCAATTAATGGTCAATAATGAGATGCCTTTGGCAACTGTTTTAAACATGCCCTACCAGGACTATGGCCAAACAGTAATGATTTACTTCCCGGGCTTTTTTAAACGCCTTAAAAAAGGTGAGAAAAAAATAATGGCCCAAATAGAACGACTCAAAAAAGGCGATTTTTCTGATGATCTTTTGGAGGCCATAAAAGCCGAAATGTATAAAACTTATCAGTTAAAGCTTGAGTCTATCGAAAACCAGGCTGTCAATCTTGCCTATACATTTACCAATGATAAAGACCCACAAAGTGTGTATGAACGACCACAAAAGATTAAGTCGGTTACTAAAAACGATATCGTTGAAATGGCCAATAAATACTTTACCGATAACCGGCTTGTCATGTATTCAAAAATGGGATTCCCCAAAAAAGAAAAACTTCAGAAACCCGGTTACGAGCCTGTTGTGTCCAACACCAATGCCAAATCGCCCTATCGCAAAAAGTTTGAGCAAATTCCCTCGACCGATTATGAAATAGAGCCTGTTGATTTGGACAAATCAGTCCTTAAAGCTGATATATATCCCAAAGTGCATCTTCGCCAGTCGCATAACCCACTCAATGATATTGCGCAGCTGCATATACAGTTTAATAAAGGTCGCAAACATGATATGATGCTAGCATACACCGCTCGCGCTATGAACAATGCAGCTCCTGAAGGAATGAATTTGCAGCAGTTTAAAGAGGCAATGGGGAATACAAACTGTAATTATAATTTTTATTCAAATAATGGTTATATCGGAGTCAGCATTAAAGGTCCAGAAAGTAAATTGCCCGAGGCATATGACCTGGTTAGCCAATTAATTGCCAGCCCGACCATCACCAAAGACAAGATTAAGCAAATGTACAAAGAGGAAAAAATATCCCGCAAAATGGAAAAGACTGAGCCGGATATGATGGCTTCGGGATTGTACAATTACTTGATTTATGGTGATAAGTCGCCTTATTTAAATAGACTGCCTGTAAAAGATATTAAAAGACTTGATCCTGAAGAACTTTTTAATCCTTTTCGTGATGCGTTGACTTTCGAAGCCGATTTGTTTTACACCGGCCAAAACAGCCTTGATGAAACTGTGGCCGAGATTAAAACACATTGTCCGTTTTTAGCTAAGGTAAAGGTTGACGGAAATGGTTTCCCGGCTCCCGGCTTCAGGAAATTTGAGCAAAATGAGGTCTATTTCATTGATCATAAGCGTGCAAAACAAAGTAAGCTGTTCTTATTTATTAATCAGGATAAGATAGCACCCGATGAGGTTCCTTTGGTAGAAGCATTTAATATGTATTTTGGCGGTGGCTTTTCTGGTCTTGTGCTGCAGGAAATACGTGAATACAGAAGCATGGCATACTCTGCTGGGGCCAATTTTCAATTGCCCGTTCAGAAGGAACACAATGCCATTTTTGCCGGTTTTGTTGGCACGCAGTGCGATAAAACCCTCGAAGCATTGGAGATTTTTAACGGACTTATCCGTGATATGCCTGAAAAACCTGAAAGAATGGACATGATCAGAAATTACCTGGTAAATTCTGCAATTACTAAAAAACCAGGTTTCAGGGGCTTGCCCTGGAAAGACAGAACCTGGAAGCGGGAAGGGTTTGATAAAGATCCTATCCCGGATAAAGTGAAGGCGTATCAGAATCTCACATTCGATGATATTGTGAAATTTTATGAACAAAAAATAAAAAATAAAGCCGTTGTGATAGCTTTGGTGGGAGATGCCGAACAAATAAGCATGGACGGACTTAAAAAATATGGAGATATCCAGGTAAAAGAGTGGGACGATGTCTTTACGAAATAAATTTAACCGAAACTAAATACAAAAGCGCTGTTCTTGAGGAATGGCGCTTTTTTTATTGCTTTTGGCTTCTTTTAGTTATTTTTCCTGATTTGTGCACCACGTCGACGCCCTAAAAATGCTCTACTGATTATCAGTCTGTTGTGAGTTTTAATTTGATGTTTTGGGT is a window of Salinivirga cyanobacteriivorans DNA encoding:
- a CDS encoding M16 family metallopeptidase, which produces MKISIWAFTMLFLLSAFGAGATEKPRIETYKLKNGLTVILKEDHRQPKVFGVVITRAGAKDDPADATGMAHYQEHMLFKGTQTLGTTNWEKEKPHIDRIFELYDELGQTKNDSTRKAIQKQINEASLAAGEYAILNETSFLINAMGGTRLNAGTGPDQTIYYNQFPPNQIEKWLDLYSERFYKPVFRTFQSELEVVYEEKNMYDDQFFTGLYEAFNKDFFKNHPYGQRTTIGTAEDLKNPSLSKMYKFFTDWYRPNNMALVMVGDFNTEQIKPLIAEKFSKWEKGEVPSHKTYTEEPFDGREFKKVRMSPIPLGAIGFRSPSEKNDDILKWEMTVKVLANTMQTGLLDQLMVNNEMPLATVLNMPYQDYGQTVMIYFPGFFKRLKKGEKKIMAQIERLKKGDFSDDLLEAIKAEMYKTYQLKLESIENQAVNLAYTFTNDKDPQSVYERPQKIKSVTKNDIVEMANKYFTDNRLVMYSKMGFPKKEKLQKPGYEPVVSNTNAKSPYRKKFEQIPSTDYEIEPVDLDKSVLKADIYPKVHLRQSHNPLNDIAQLHIQFNKGRKHDMMLAYTARAMNNAAPEGMNLQQFKEAMGNTNCNYNFYSNNGYIGVSIKGPESKLPEAYDLVSQLIASPTITKDKIKQMYKEEKISRKMEKTEPDMMASGLYNYLIYGDKSPYLNRLPVKDIKRLDPEELFNPFRDALTFEADLFYTGQNSLDETVAEIKTHCPFLAKVKVDGNGFPAPGFRKFEQNEVYFIDHKRAKQSKLFLFINQDKIAPDEVPLVEAFNMYFGGGFSGLVLQEIREYRSMAYSAGANFQLPVQKEHNAIFAGFVGTQCDKTLEALEIFNGLIRDMPEKPERMDMIRNYLVNSAITKKPGFRGLPWKDRTWKREGFDKDPIPDKVKAYQNLTFDDIVKFYEQKIKNKAVVIALVGDAEQISMDGLKKYGDIQVKEWDDVFTK